From a region of the Candidatus Eisenbacteria bacterium genome:
- a CDS encoding sigma-54-dependent Fis family transcriptional regulator encodes MSEPDRPTAEIIESLRDVLCQVAEPIVVLGLILQHAVRRTRADRGLFVEVLEGGDLEFRVLNGFREDHFQGDAGAFSRNLFARVMKTGREIVLQNASQDPDFSRFTSVQRLRAGGLLCMPIRSNGRILALVHLENRNSGHFTAQHVELLRSLLAVAAPVLIALRAGNEVMQERDRLRTSESRFREEAVESRQRLAADWSFGRFIGRSGAVRQLETAILKAASTDYPVLLLGEPGTGKSILARVLHYASARAESPLTTVFCPSLERGMVEAELFGHKRGAFTGAISDRIGRVQAADGGTLFLDEIGELPLEIQPKLLRFLQERAFERVGDSEERTADVRIVAATNRDLAFEVQQGRFRRDLFDRLNFLPIRVPPLRERPEDIPLMLRHCLDLTASGRWIDLAPEASEFLQTLDFAWPGNVRHVEHLAARLTTEGKREPIGPADIMRLLDTRETAVTPDDGADLEAGLPTLIEDAERRWLEQAVQKYSRLTREELATKLQISESALYRKLRRYGIDD; translated from the coding sequence TTGAGCGAGCCCGACCGACCGACCGCGGAGATCATCGAATCGCTGCGCGACGTCCTGTGCCAGGTCGCCGAGCCGATCGTGGTCCTCGGCCTCATCCTTCAGCACGCCGTCCGCCGCACCCGCGCGGACCGCGGGCTCTTCGTCGAAGTGCTCGAAGGCGGCGATCTCGAATTTCGCGTCCTCAACGGTTTCCGCGAGGATCACTTCCAGGGCGACGCCGGCGCGTTCAGCCGGAATCTGTTCGCGCGGGTCATGAAGACCGGCCGCGAGATCGTGCTCCAGAACGCTTCGCAGGATCCGGATTTCAGCCGCTTCACGTCGGTCCAGAGGCTCCGAGCCGGCGGCCTCCTGTGCATGCCGATCCGTTCGAACGGCCGGATCCTCGCGCTCGTCCACCTCGAGAACCGGAATTCGGGCCACTTCACCGCCCAGCACGTGGAGCTGCTCCGCTCCTTGCTCGCGGTGGCCGCGCCGGTGTTGATCGCGCTCCGCGCGGGAAACGAGGTGATGCAGGAGCGTGACCGCCTGCGAACCTCGGAATCTCGTTTCCGGGAAGAGGCCGTGGAAAGCCGCCAGCGTCTCGCTGCCGACTGGTCGTTCGGCCGCTTCATCGGCCGCTCGGGCGCGGTCCGGCAGCTCGAGACCGCGATCCTCAAGGCGGCGTCCACGGACTACCCCGTTCTTCTGCTCGGTGAGCCGGGCACCGGCAAGAGCATCCTGGCCCGCGTGCTTCATTACGCCAGCGCACGAGCGGAGAGTCCTCTCACGACCGTGTTCTGCCCTTCGCTCGAGCGCGGCATGGTCGAAGCCGAGCTGTTCGGGCACAAGCGCGGCGCCTTCACCGGCGCCATCTCCGATCGCATCGGCCGGGTTCAAGCCGCGGATGGTGGCACGTTGTTCCTGGACGAGATCGGAGAGCTGCCGCTCGAGATCCAGCCCAAACTCCTCCGCTTCCTTCAGGAACGCGCTTTCGAGCGCGTCGGCGATTCGGAGGAGCGCACGGCGGATGTGCGTATCGTCGCGGCCACGAACCGGGACCTGGCGTTCGAGGTCCAGCAGGGCCGCTTCCGCCGCGATCTCTTCGACCGCCTGAACTTCCTCCCGATCCGCGTGCCGCCGCTGCGCGAGCGGCCCGAGGACATTCCGTTGATGTTGCGGCACTGCCTCGATCTCACCGCCTCCGGCCGTTGGATCGATCTGGCGCCCGAGGCGTCCGAGTTCCTCCAGACCTTGGACTTCGCGTGGCCAGGGAACGTCCGCCACGTCGAGCACCTCGCGGCGCGATTGACCACGGAGGGGAAGCGCGAGCCCATCGGGCCCGCGGACATCATGCGGCTTCTGGATACGCGCGAGACCGCGGTCACGCCGGACGATGGCGCCGACTTGGAAGCCGGTCTGCCCACCCTGATCGAGGATGCGGAGCGACGCTGGCTCGAGCAGGC